tcattcttgtttcaattcctGTCTCCCATTTTGCACCGAACAAAATACTGAGATTATCTCTTAGTTTCTATCTCTCAATCTCAGTCTTTTCGTCTCtatctctccaccaaacgctaccttcATTACGCCACTCATCCTAGAAGGCTCAACAAGCCCTACAAGGATACTGTTGGCTCTGACACATGTTTCGCGGCTCAACCAGCTTCTGGATACGTGTGCAGTTTTCATTGCATCACATGAAATATCTATAAATCTGTACACTATGTACCGTATAATTCACCCTCTTAAATATGTAACTTTTACGGTGTATAATTCCACTTTACCGCCTCGTGAAAATCACAAGGCTGGCTTTCCCGCCTAAACATCCACTCACCAGGGAATGAGAGTCCACAGAAACTCAATACTaccattttgatttttgaacttGGAAGCGTATGATGTCGTGCAAAGCGGAAGTAAAGGAGAAAATGAACTCTGCAGCAAAACCTAACAGGAGCAATGGCAATCATCTCCCGAAGAATGTGTACCACATCGGAGGCCTGCAGGTGGAGTTTCCGTACCAACCGTACGGGTCCCAGTTTGCATTCATGGGGAGAGTGATCTCCACCCTCGACCGGGCTCAGAGGGAAGGCCACTGCCACGCCTTGCTCGAGTCTCCAACTGGCACCGGCAAGTCCCTCTCCCTCCTCTGTTCCTCTCTCGCCTGGCAGCACCGTTACAAATCCCAACCCAAGCCCCCTCCGCCTTCCGAGCCACTTGCCGATCCTCTCGTCCACGGCGGCGGCTTTCTTCCCGAGGATGATGCCGTTTCTTCTCGTAACCATCTTAttctttcctttatttaatttatttcatttcatttggTTTTGGACTCTTGTTTTTCCTCAACAAGTTTCTCCTCAATTCAGCATCCGATAATCCGGAGCTCGCAGAACCCGAACCAGCCAAAAAAAATCAGAAGAAAAAGGCCGCTCCTACTATATATTATGCCTCGTATGTTTTGATACCTTTCAGCTCTCATTTGTGCGGATGATTTATctcaattaaattcaaaacagTTTCCAGTGAAAAAAATACGTGtttttatctaaattaaatatgtaGGAGGTGATCTACACTAATATTTTAGAACTAAGATATCTGTTTTACAATCAATAGATACATTGTTCCAGAGTTTTGCCCTTGCCCTTTTTTCTGAAAGCATTGGCATGGTTGCTTAACTACGGCATTTGTCTTTCTTAAGGAGAACTCACTCACAAATCTCTCAAGTCATTCGTGAACTGCGGAAAACTACATACAGGGTGCCGATGGCTGTATTGGTAGGTTTAACCCATTGCTTTGGTATAGTTATTAgttacattttctttttaatcttaACTCCTCATTTGGTTCCTTATAAACCGTGGGTTCTCATGAGTAATTACATTTTggcatttatttttcaatacttAAGGAAACTGATGCAAGATTTCATTTGGTGGCTTTTTGAAGAAAGACATTATCTTGCAATAGCTTTGCCTGAAGTACTTATTTTCCCTGCCatgaatttaaaatatgttgttTTCAACTTCTGTTTACTAAGTGATATCTTATTTTGTTGGTAAAACATTACTAATATATATGCTATGCTAAGTAATGTTAATGCAAGAACATATGTTACATTTAGCATCAAGATGGTAAAGTGACATGGATTTGGCTAAGTGTTTTTCCCTTTCTTCATTTGGCAGGCATCACGGAAACATTACTGCacgaataaaaatatacttggCAAAGAGAACATCAATGAAGAATGGTTGTTTTCAtccctaaaattttatttgtttgaattTATTTCTGACTTTCCTACTGACACACTTCATTAAATGCTTTCAGTAAACTACTTCTGAAAGACCAGGAGATAGGGTGTCCAGAATTCAAGTAAGTATATGCTTGTCCGCACTTTGcttcattctattttttaaacCTCTTGAAGTAACATATATAAGAAACGTACAATCTAAGCAGAAATGCACATAAAGTCAAAGGACATCCCTCTCTTCAGAAAGGAGGATGTAATGAGGTGCATGACATAGAAGATCTTATAAAAGTTGGACATTCAGTGAAAGGTTCAGCTTATTGTTCTACtcttatctatttatttattattaagctTCTGCTAAGCTTTTCAAATGCAAGCCTTAGTTGTCTCCACTGTCAGGTTGCTCCTATTATGCTGCACGTAATATGTCAGATGATGCGCAGCTGGTATTTTGTCCTTATAGCTACATCATTAATCCTGTCATTCGGGGAGCAATGGACTTAGATATTAAAGGAGCTATACTGATTCTTGATGAAGCTCAGTAAGCCATTTGTGATTTGCCTCATTGTCTATTTGTGGAGTTTGCAATACAGTTCCTGGAGTCCTATTAAACTGAGCTGTCTTTATTTTCCAGACTGTAATCACTATTATATGGATTCAAGATGTCTTTTTATGCCTTCATTTGTATGTTTGCGAATCTAGAGATGAaggttctatttttttttactgtcGTTGGTAGTAGTTTATGTTTTTTGTCTCTAAATATCTGGCATTCCATGTTTGCACTCTGCAGCAATATAGAGGACATCACTCGAGATGCTGGCAGCGCGGATATTCAAGAGGATGATTTTGATAGTATGTTGTGAATGTTACAGTNNNNNNNNNNNNNNNNNNNNNNNNNNNNNNNNNNNNNNNNNNNNNNNNNNNNNNNNNNNNNTATCCTAATAATGAGGCATCAATGCTAATTTATTGGTCATACTTTTGGCAGAACTGCAAATGGAGCTGCAGCAACTATGTTCTGTAAATGCTGCAATATACCAACCACTATATGAAATGGCACAGGTAATTTGGTTGGATGACCGATTTGGAATTTTTAAGTATATCCTTAGTAATGGTATAATCAAGTGCATTACCTTGTGTAGGGTCTTACTAGTTGGATAGAACGGAAGAAAAATAACCTAGACAAGCGTGATTTTCAGCACTATGTGTCATGGTGAGTTCAGGGTTTTCAAATCTATACGCTTCTGTTAATTATGATTCTTAATGCCTTTGTGcgttttatatattaattcttAAACTCTGTTAAGAGTCCTAAGCATTTTAGAATTGGGCGTGATGATGTAGACTAAGTGTAATAATGTTTGAGAAGCTATCAATGCAGCTTTTTTGAAAGCAGTGTGTTTGGTTTATTTGGTTGACAGAATTATAATCCAAGCAGAAATGTCTTAAGTTCTTTTGAAGATTTTCAGAAGCTAGTTTTTGGACAGATTTGATTACAATTAGAAGTGACAGTACATGGCATGCTTCTCCACCCAAACAATTTACCAGCCTACTCCCACAtgaacatataatttttttcatatccATTTCAGTTATTTACCAGATAAAAGTGGTTATCTTTTtctgaaaggtttgaacaaaaAGGACTGTTCTTAAATTACAATTTTGTTAGAGTATCCAAATATAACACATAATTGATTCTACAAATATGCGTTTAGGGTGGTGCGTTTCTCTTTGCTTTTCCGAAAAGTAGTTTTacaacttgatttttttttgtggggttattttattaaatttagacAAAGTATAAGCCcaattttaagtaaaaaatggtgattttatttcattttggtGTCAAAATAAGTTGAAACAAGTGCGCATTTAATCTCACACGAAGTTGGAAAATTAGATAGAATCAAATTAACAACCTAAGCTATTGCTGTTAGAAAACTTTATTTGTTGTATTCTTccaaatattttgatttttgctCCCTCTTAGATAGTGTTGCATGTTATATCATTTGTTGAGTTTAGTAGGATCACTtggttcccccctttttttgtCCCAGGTAATCTGTGTGGAAACTAGCTATGAATTCATTCGAATTCCTTTTGACATTTTACATTTACTATCTGAGAATTGAATGGCTGATTTAAGCTCCAAATACTTGTGGTTTGTCTGTTGCAAGGGAATTGATATTCTGCTTAGTGCCTGTACATCCTTTAGAACGTTCTCATAAAATGAAAGtcaacatgaaaattatatcTGTGATTTAACATATTCATTTGTATGAGTAGTTGGACTGGTGATAAGGCATTGAGAGaacttgaagaagcaaatatcTCAAAACAGTGCTTCCCAATCTTACTAGAATGTGCTACTAAGGTATCTCATTTGTATGCCAATGTATGTATTATTATTCTGTTGTGACACTTGTAATTTATTAACTTTATTGTTTGTTCAAGGCAATCAGAATTGCTACGGACTTGGAGACAGATAAGCCACATTTAAGTGGCATGTCAGTGATAACATTGGAAGGTATGGGATTGTGGCATTTGAAATATTTCTGGTAACATATTCAGTTACTGATCAAAGAATATTTGGTATTGTCAATGaccttttgttttgtttggtaATCAATCTTATTTCAGGTTTATTCTCATCACTAACTTATTTCTTCTCAAGAAACGGATCTCACATGTTGGATTACCAGCTTGCTCTGCAGCGATGTGTTAGAAAAGATGCTGGTAAGTAGTTGCACTCCAAGCAATCAATAATAAGTTGCAAAACTCCAAATCACAATGCTTTTATCCTCATGTAAGTGACTGGTAGATGGTTTGGGAATCTAttggtttataaataaattttctggggtatataatttaaaataaaatatagaatcCTAATTGAGAAATTGGAAACATTATATggaatttgaaaaagatctgTTTAtagtaaaccctaaacccttttAGCGTGTTATGACTAATGTAACCTTTTATTTTGATTGGGCAAACAATTAAGTGTTTAATTGACCAATTGCCCTATAAAAAGTTCCAATAGTGTGTATATTTTTGCCGTTTCTTTTGAAACATTAATGCTGTAATTGGTAAAGTGCATTGTTATGACTTATCACCATTCATTGGTTTATGTCAGTAAGAGCTTTTGGAAACTGGACACACACTTTCAGCTTGTGGTGCTTGAATCCAGCTGTTGTGTTTAGAGATGTTGCTGATCTTTCTTTATCGATTATCTTGACTTCTGGGTAAGCTGCTTTGACACACAAGGGCAGGTTTTATACTTTGTGCAAGGGCAACATAATGTTAATTTAAACAACATTGCACCTTTGCTAAAATGAGGTGGACTGTGCTATTTGTGttcttaatttattaatttatgcaaCACCCAAAATATGAGGGCTAAAGATTGCAAAGGTGTTGGTTCACTAATCACTATCTTCTTGATTTGGGTATTTTAGGACTCTATCGCCGATGAGTTCCTTTTCTTCTGAGCTTGGAGTTCAGTTTGAAACTAATCTTGAAGCCCCCCATGTAATTGACATTTGCACACAGGTCTCATCTGCTTCTATAATATATCCTTCAGGTTCATTAATCCTTTTAGTTCTGTAAGTGCAATTCAACAAGTTATAACATCTTGAATACAGGTGTGGCCTGCTGTAATCTCCACTGGTCCTGGTAATTATCCTTTGAATGCAAGTTATAAAACGGCAGATGGATATGCCTTTCAGGTATGCTTGATATACATATTTTCACTatttgtaattttcttgcttCTCTAGTTACACCTTTTGACTGTAAGTAATGGTTTAGGATGCAGTTGGAAGATCTTTAGAAGAAATCTTCAACATTGTTCCAGGTGGATGTCTTGTGTTCTTCCCAAGTTATAAATTGATGGAGAAATTATGCAACCGTTGGACTGAAACAGGTCAATGGTCTCGACTAAATGCAAAAAAGCCCCTTTATGTTGGTGAGCTATCTATCTTCTTCCAAGTGCTTTCAGAATATGTTTTAGATCTGTTAGTTTTTGttgattcattttatttttgtccACAACATTGAAGTTGAGATGATTTATATGTGAAGTTGATTTTCTTGTCTTTTGCCAattattttggttgcttgaaTAATCTGTATTTTGTTGTACTTGACATGCAGAACCACGAGCTGGAGGCCAAGATGATTTTGAGACTACCTTAAAAGGGTATTATGACTCGATTCATCATGGGAAAAAGCCTGGTGCGCGAAGGAAAAGAAGGATTAAAGAAGTTGATTCAAATCACTCCCATCCGGTTGATTCCCAAGAGGGTTTTGAGAAAGGAGGAGCTGCTTTACTTGGTGTTTGCCGTGGAAAGGTGCATTACAGTTTTACTCACCCAGTTATCGGTTATTTTGAATTGATATATTATCAGGCTAAAGTTATATAACGTCAATTATGTCCTTGTACTTTACAAGTATTATTGATATATCGGAATATGTAGGGCTTGTATGTGCATGTGCTTGCATATGAatctatttttcatttctttacCCTTTTCATGAATGTCACACATAATAAGGTTTTTAAATTACTGTTAGCTAACTTATTTGTAAAAGAAGGTATACTTTTTGATAAGAAATAGAACAGCGGAAATGAAAGGATAGAAAATTAATAGCGAAAAATAGAACTAACAGAGAAAGGAATTTtcgagtgtttttttttttttttgaatacaGGTTTATTAGAGGACTAGTAGGAaactatctttttattttccgCTGTGTTTTTCATTCTTCgtccttcttattttcttttcacttttgaatgcaccatttattttatgttGATTCAAGTCTTCAAGTTTTCAATAATGAAGGCATCAATTTTACTTTCTCATCACATGTAGATACTTATTTAAACGGGTAGCAGAGCATCTCTTCTTGTAGCAATGCTACCATCTTTCCCTTAAGCAGCTAGAACAAGCATGTTTTGCATTAGGCTCCTCAAACACGTCTTGAGTTGCTGTTTTCTTAGTCTCAACTCTCAAAGGTTACATGATTATTTAGAGTTGCACTTTGaagtatttattttacattattCTCTTTCGTTCTCATTTAAATTTGCTTTTtgatttaaaacttaaattgaTCGTGTGGCTGTTTACTTTTGATATGATTAAGGTTAGTTCAGGAAATGGATATTAGTAGAAGCTTGTGATATGGACTATGAATTTATAATTGATAGTCCCAATCAGTTGCCTCAtttgaaattttctttttattggaGTTAATGCCATTTCCTGTTACCTTTCACATATTTTTTTCTGCTAACAACCCCATTATATGATTATGTTTTTTTACTGATAATTTTATCTTGCTTGCAGGTTTCTGAAGGAATTGATTTCTCTGATGATAATGCCAGAGTAGTTGTATCCTTATCTATACTTGTAAACTTACTATACtttattctctttattttgGTCATCAGCgtgaaaataagatataaaatgTCTGTTCTTGACAATGTCAGATTATTGTTGGTATTCCATTTCCCAACATGTaagaatattttcttttctcttctatcCCCCCCTCCTCTCTCTTGAAGGAAGCAGCCTACTGGTTAATTTCTGATTGCCTAATTTATTGTCACTTCTTTGCAGAAATGATATTCAAGTTTctctaaagaaaaaatataatgatatgTACAAATCATCCAAAAATCTTCTCAGCGGAAGTGAGTGGTATTGTCACCAAGCATTCCGTGCTTTAAATCAAGCAGCAGGTAAATCATGGCTCTGGTTTTCCACATTGTAACCCAAGCCAAGTTaatcattctttatttttcttatactGATTATGTTTACCTTCTGTAGGCCGTTGTATACGACATAAGCTTGACTATGGGGCAATAATCCTTTTGGGTAATTATGCTGAATTGCTGATCATATTATATCTCTTCTACTGTCTATCTTGTTTCAGAATTTAAGAACTGATTTAGTGAAGTCTTTACCAAGTTATTTGTTTCTTGTTTATCCTTCTTTTACTCTGTGTTTACACTATGGCCCTTGATCTATACTGCCATGCCCATCTAAAAGTATAAGGTTTAGTTGTTGCTGTCGCCTTTTCCTATGTAACTGTTCTTCTGGTAATAGATGAACGTCTTCGTGAAGAAAGAAGTAGAGCATTCATTTCGAAGTGGCTAAGAAGAAACCTAAAGGTTTATGACAACTTCGAATTATCAATAGAAGGACTAAAATCATTCTTTGAGGATGCCAAGGTATAATGCTTGTGGCATAATATGAACTTATTATACCCTGCCCTGTTCGTATACTGGGCTTAGTGGAAAGAACTGTTAAATATACGGTGAACTTGCTGTAGGAATGGCATGCAATGAATACAGTGAATGTCAAACAGAATTTGAGCTTACATACTGATGGTGTCAATATCAAGAGTCAGAATAAGAGAttcacaagaaagaaaaatcagaaactTAACAAATCTTGCAATGGATTTGAGAAAGAAGGGTCAATTATTGAGGACCATGGCTCTTTTCCTGTACTAAGCTGTCAAGATCTTGTTGACAGTCAACCATCAGCTCAAGGGAATAGTAACAAATACAATTGTGAAGCCCATATAAACCCACAAATCTGTAATCCGACGGAGGAAAGgtactttttcagtttttctttGGGTGTTGCCACCTTTTATGCCATTAGTATGATTTGTTGCTAACTATTTAATAAGCCATATAATGAACATATCCAATTTGAGGAATTGTCAAATTGTGTTAAGTGGAATCTTTGTCCGGCCATAGCACCAATTTTGTTTACTTTGACCTCATTTGTTCAACTTCAAAAGATATGCGAGGGATATCAATTTTCTGTCAGCACAACTTCCGGTGCAGCCGTGCTGGCAACTATGCCTACTCTGTGATTGACTAGCCAATAACTACTGCTTTTTCATCATGTTAGTTGATCTTAGAGCATAttgtttatttcatgttctctGGAAATTGCTGATTTTGCCCTTATGGTTGAGCACCTTTCAATGTTATCAGTTTGGGTGTGCAAACTCAGGGTATACAATTTTATAATAGAAGATCAGTTTTGCCATATCTTCATCCCCTGATGCATGTGTATATAAGATTCATTTTTTTATCTGGTATAAAACTTGATAAAAAGGTCATTCCTTAACTCATCAAATACCATACTCGAAAGTTTAATGCAGCAGCAACTATGTTTACACCATTATACACTTCCAATGTCATTACTAGAAGTATATATTTCTTGCAGGTTCAATCGGGATTTATTTGTTGCATCCACGCTTGGAGAATGCTCCTCCATCAAGGAAATCCCTTGTATAGATGTTAACAGTGATCCAGGTAGCCCTGGTTTCTCTAAGGATGATAACTCTGTTTCCACCATAATTGAGGCCTCTGCTCAATTTTCAAATCACTTGTCAAGCGTATCATTGTGTTTACCTGATGGAAGTAAAAATTCCTCAGGGCTTCACTCTTCAATAACTGTTACTCCTGAAAAGAATATAGCTAGAAATAATATTCCTGAAACGGAATCACCTGTGAATACAAGTGTTAATTCTCACTACCAGAAAAGGAGGAAGACCATGCTCTCACCATTTATCACAGAGgtagaaaatttaaattatattacacCTTGTGCCAACACTCTTATGACATACACAAAAAGCTCGTTGGATGTTAGAGAGGAAGCTCATGGAATTGAACATGTTTGGGAGAGAAATTCGAAGTCAAATATTCCTGAGTTACCAACAAGTAGTCTACCTAGTTCATGTTCGTTAACTTTCCCTTTACGGGATAGAAGGTTACAACTTTTTTGTTTACTCTGCAAAAACCCATTGGGCCGACCTGAAAACAATCTGTATCTCACGTGTTCCTTGATTTCCTCATCAAAAGTCCACTTAAGAACCCTTTTGAAACAGAGAACGAAAGCTTATGCTACTGAGACATCAAATAGTATACCCGTTATTCTAACCGATTCTTCATTTGTTGATCAACGTATCCGCACTGGCAGTGCACTGGAACAGGGTATTTGGTGTGTGGAAGATGGGTGTGTCTTCAGCTCTGTTCTCTGCCCCTTCTGCAGTGACCGCAACAATTTACTAGGAGTTCAGATCATTGCAACTAATTCATCAAATATTCAGTTACTTGAAAAGGTGCCCTCTTATAACCCTTACAGGAACCCTTTTTACCCTTTCCTGCAATCCTAACTTGCTTACtattacttttcttttaaatGCATTTCTTCCCCAGATACTGTTTTACTATGATTCTTTAGAGGTGAAGAGCTATGAGGAATCAGCGTCTGGTGTTTCCAAGGATGTGGTAAGATTGAATCATGTGgccattttatctttttcataataTTCTTATTCTGAATGACAAAAGCAGATGGCCAAACAGTTTTCTATCATAATGCCAGAAACATTAGTTTATGGCTAGTTGAAAGATGTTGAACTTGAGCAGTTCATGACTGGAACAGAAAACAAACTTCTCAGAATACCGTCTTACTCGTATATGTTATTTCCACATTGATCAATTTGAGTCTAAGAAAGTTATTCTATGGTTTGCTGTTGCTACAGGATTTGAAGCCAGTTAATGTGAATGATCGAGGCATGAATGGAACTGCTGTCTTAAGTTCCATCGACAAGTATTCGTATGTTCCCCGGCCAAAGATTTCAGAAGTCAGTATTTAGGTTGCGTCGCAAGTATTTTTGTCAATAGCATTCATGTGTTAAGATTTGACTTTAATTGTGCAGCAGAAACTAAGGGGCTTGCCTTCTGAGGAAAACCAAAGTTGAAgctaataagaataaaagacaAATCCCGGTGCAGTATTTGGAAACGATGTTTTGATCAAATTACAGAAACAAGCAGAAATTCTGGAACATCATTTGAAGATCTGCCACCCCACCAATATTGGTGAGTCCAAGACGGTTAGATGTCAACCTTAATTGTTAACCCAAATCAACTGAATGCCCCGTATTACTTCGGAGCTAGCTTTTGTCTTGTTTCTTTCGGGGAACACCGATCAAATAGCTAGTCACGCAATCTTATCATTATTTCACAGTAGTGCTCTGCCTTCCTCTGCCGCTGGAACTGTCGTCTGTCTGTTACCATTCAAATTGATTCAAATCTAATTTATGTTTCATGCAACAGATTAGATGGTTACAAAATTTTTGGACTATTAAATGGtcctaataataaaatatagagaAATACTAGAGGAAtagtaaaatttattgtttttactcCGTAATGGAgtgttaatatttaaaagtgtgGGTTAAACGTATGTTGTTGGATTAATAGactaaaaaatttgagttgatagttaaaaatgataataaaaataaattttgttagtcctctaacatttttttaaatattttttaaaattttttaataattatcaaaataactcttctttaattttatttattaatttgtcttttatatatcatttaattttaaaatctactccctaattataattaattattttattatttgttatttattattcatacattttatttaataattctatcattaataatttagaattataaAGAAATAGAACATTCATCAATGATGCTTTTAATTCTAGCATATGTTCCATACAACGATTATGAGTTCAATGATTCGTTTTGTTTATCTTCTACtacttgtatttattttttcattattttttgttttattctattaaaaatactaaaaataagaaaaagtaaaaaaatataatattgcaGAATTagtaagaagaagaataatctatatttatttaagtaaataaaattGTAATACAGTATATAAATGTTCATTCAAGTTTAATATAAGAAGTAAagtttttaaaagaagaaataaaagcaacaaaaaaaaaagaaaatatagaattaaagatatttttatacttttataacaaaattttggtgttaaaaactaataaatgaATGTGTTATTGTTAAAAagttttaatgctattttttttaataaattttgcataatttaaaattcttcttttttcttttcatcttcttatttttttttttttttgttcttttatttcataattcttgttttattttcttaagaggaataaaatcagaaaaaaaattaaacaaaaaagaataaaactCAAACGCAGCAAAAGCAACcaatagaaggaggaggagacGCATGAAGAAACACGAAGAAGAACGATCTGATTTTATGCGCATTTTTTTAGTGGATTTTGTTGATTTTGGGCtaatttaattgttaaaaagaTTGAATATGTAGTGAAAttgtattatatattacatatctattaataaaaatatataactgtCGTtgtattatcattattattaataaattaatattttgttactcTATATATACTATTTACATACACTTCTATTCTTAtaatttcttctaattttcttcaatcttctttcaaattcataaaactattttttttttcaaaaaatagattcaaattaattcaactctttttcaattacttGCAAAGTTCTACGGATATTTTTCACAATACATATCATCAATTATatagtttaattatgttttttttatattaaataatgttgTAAATTAGTTTAAgctcaaattatatattgtNNNNNNNNNNNNNNNNNNNNNNNNNNNNNNNNNNNNNNNNNNNNNNNNNNNNNNNNNNNNNNNNNNNNNNNNNNNNNNNNNNNNNNNNNNNNNNNNNNNNNNNNNNNNNNNNNNNNNNNNNNNNNNNNNNNNNNNNNNNNNNNNNNNNNNNNNNNNNNNNNNNNNNNNNNNNNNNNNNNNNNNNNNNNNNNNNNNNNNNNNNNNNNNNNNNNNNNNNNNNNNNNNNNNNNNNNNNNNNNNNNNNNNNNNNNNNNNNNNNNNNNNNNNNNNNNNNNNNNNNNNNNNNNNNNNNNNNNNNNNNNNNNNNNNNNNNNNNNNNNNNNNNNNNNNNNNNNNNNNNNNNNNNNNNNNNNNNNNNNNNNNNNNNNNNNNNNNNNNNNNNNNNNNNNNNNNNNNNNNNNNNNNNNNNNNNNNNNNNNNNNNNNNNNNNNNNNNNNNNNNNNNNNNNNNNNNNNNNNNNNNNNNNNNNNNNNNNNNNNNNNNNNNNNNNNNNNNNNNNNNNNNNNNNNNNNNNNNNNNNNNNNNNNNNNNNNNNNNNNNNNNNNNNNNNNNNNNNNNNNNNNNNNNNNNNNNNNNNNNNNNNNNNNNNNNNNNNNNNNNNNNNNNNNNNNNNNNNNNNNNNNNNNNNNNNNNNNNNNNNNNNNNNNNNNNNNNNNNNNNNcgaggacataatgagggcaaaagttccgaggaacttcaaaagccctgatatggacctctatgatGGAACCACGGATCCGAAGCATCATCTAAGTAActttaaaagtcggatgtatctgGCCGATGCCTCCGACGCTACGAGATGCAAGgctttcccgaccactttatcgaaagcagcgatgaaatGGTTCGATAGCCTTCCCCCAAGATCCATCACTAGCTTcgaagacctctcaaggaagttcttgatgaggttctcaatccagaaggataaagtaaaacatgcaccgagcctcctaggaataaaacaggaggtcggagagcctctacgagcctatatggaaaggttcaataaagcatgtttggagattcaagacctgcccacagaggcagtca
This portion of the Arachis duranensis cultivar V14167 chromosome 6, aradu.V14167.gnm2.J7QH, whole genome shotgun sequence genome encodes:
- the LOC107493312 gene encoding uncharacterized protein LOC107493312 isoform X3, with protein sequence MMSCKAEVKEKMNSAAKPNRSNGNHLPKNVYHIGGLQVEFPYQPYGSQFAFMGRVISTLDRAQREGHCHALLESPTGTGKSLSLLCSSLAWQHRYKSQPKPPPPSEPLADPLVHGGGFLPEDDAVSSPSDNPELAEPEPAKKNQKKKAAPTIYYASRTHSQISQVIRELRKTTYRVPMAVLASRKHYCTNKNILGKENINEECKLLLKDQEIGCPEFKNAHKVKGHPSLQKGGCNEVHDIEDLIKVGHSVKGCSYYAARNMSDDAQLVFCPYSYIINPVIRGAMDLDIKGAILILDEAHNIEDITRDAGSADIQEDDFDKLQMELQQLCSVNAAIYQPLYEMAQGLTSWIERKKNNLDKRDFQHYVSCWTGDKALRELEEANISKQCFPILLECATKAIRIATDLETDKPHLSGMSVITLEGLFSSLTYFFSRNGSHMLDYQLALQRCVRKDAVRAFGNWTHTFSLWCLNPAVVFRDVADLSLSIILTSGTLSPMSSFSSELGVQFETNLEAPHVIDICTQVWPAVISTGPGNYPLNASYKTADGYAFQDAVGRSLEEIFNIVPGGCLVFFPSYKLMEKLCNRWTETGQWSRLNAKKPLYVEPRAGGQDDFETTLKGYYDSIHHGKKPGARRKRRIKEVDSNHSHPVDSQEGFEKGGAALLGVCRGKVSEGIDFSDDNARVVIIVGIPFPNINDIQVSLKKKYNDMYKSSKNLLSGSEWYCHQAFRALNQAAGRCIRHKLDYGAIILLDERLREERSRAFISKWLRRNLKVYDNFELSIEGLKSFFEDAKEWHAMNTVNVKQNLSLHTDGVNIKSQNKRFTRKKNQKLNKSCNGFEKEGSIIEDHGSFPVLSCQDLVDSQPSAQGNSNKYNCEAHINPQICNPTEERFNRDLFVASTLGECSSIKEIPCIDVNSDPGSPGFSKDDNSVSTIIEASAQFSNHLSSVSLCLPDGSKNSSGLHSSITVTPEKNIARNNIPETESPVNTSVNSHYQKRRKTMLSPFITEVENLNYITPCANTLMTYTKSSLDVREEAHGIEHVWERNSKSNIPELPTSSLPSSCSLTFPLRDRRLQLFCLLCKNPLGRPENNLYLTCSLISSSKVHLRTLLKQRTKAYATETSNSIPVILTDSSFVDQRIRTGSALEQGIWCVEDGCVFSSVLCPFCSDRNNLLGVQIIATNSSNIQLLEKILFYYDSLEVKSYEESASGVSKDVDLKPVNVNDRGMNGTAVLSSIDKYSYVPRPKISEKLRGLPSEENQS